In Bifidobacterium sp. ESL0775, the following are encoded in one genomic region:
- a CDS encoding TIR domain-containing protein, protein MKYNLSQFKDIVKIDTNIGGSQMKHKCYISFKLEDKDYKQYIQNELDVDMIDKSLNEPIDSEDEDYIMRKIREDYLSDSTVTIFIIGERSSESLGWNEQRFIKRELQASLYNGSNNDRNGILGIVLPSMTDKIYLGSHTCNVCGKIHETLDLTDDTVIREFGRNYFIPINKCAWADEDRYCILTTWDNFVNNPNAYIDQAFEKRDEPIADKVRVRP, encoded by the coding sequence ATGAAATACAATTTATCACAATTTAAAGATATTGTTAAAATTGATACAAATATTGGAGGTTCTCAAATGAAACATAAATGTTATATTTCTTTTAAATTAGAAGATAAAGATTATAAACAATATATTCAAAATGAGTTAGACGTTGACATGATCGATAAGTCTCTGAATGAACCTATCGATTCTGAAGATGAAGATTATATTATGCGGAAAATTCGAGAAGACTATTTATCGGATTCAACTGTCACAATTTTTATTATCGGAGAACGTAGCTCTGAATCGCTTGGGTGGAATGAACAAAGATTTATTAAGAGAGAGCTGCAAGCTTCTTTATATAATGGTTCTAATAATGATAGAAATGGGATATTGGGAATAGTTCTTCCTTCGATGACGGATAAAATTTATTTAGGTTCTCACACTTGTAACGTTTGCGGGAAAATCCATGAGACTCTTGATTTGACTGATGATACGGTAATCAGAGAATTCGGTCGCAACTATTTTATTCCTATTAATAAATGTGCTTGGGCAGATGAAGATAGATACTGCATACTGACAACTTGGGATAATTTTGTAAACAATCCAAATGCTTATATTGATCAGGCATTCGAAAAAAGAGATGAACCAATTGCGGATAAAGTGAGAGTACGACCATGA
- a CDS encoding site-specific integrase, which produces MNKNQTLPIYFKQWIEMYKLGAVADVTYHKYVVTQKKLKELAPNLRLGSITRIKYQELLNKYACTHERQTVLDFHHQVKSALLDAVEEGIIKKDPTRRIVIKGTKTQRHKPKFLNEKELESLLQELDLNNSVNWDYLILLISKTGLRFAEALGLTPSDFNFQKQEISVSKTWDYKSPIGKFAPTKNTSSVRKVRIDWQLAMQFNQLLQGLPKNEPFFVQQKRVYNATVNDRLAKLCSDANIPIISIHGLRHTHASLLLYAGVSVASVAKRLGHSNMTTTQTTYLHVIRELENKDNDKVMQFLSTL; this is translated from the coding sequence ATGAACAAGAATCAAACATTGCCGATTTACTTTAAACAGTGGATAGAGATGTATAAATTAGGCGCTGTTGCTGATGTCACCTATCACAAGTATGTAGTCACACAAAAGAAATTAAAAGAATTAGCCCCTAATCTCCGTCTAGGAAGTATAACACGAATAAAGTACCAGGAGCTTCTTAATAAATATGCTTGTACACATGAGCGGCAAACTGTTCTAGACTTTCACCACCAAGTCAAAAGTGCCCTGTTGGATGCAGTTGAAGAAGGTATTATTAAAAAGGATCCAACTAGAAGAATCGTTATCAAAGGGACTAAGACCCAAAGACATAAGCCAAAGTTCCTGAATGAAAAAGAATTAGAATCATTACTCCAAGAACTTGATCTGAACAATTCCGTTAACTGGGATTATTTGATTCTGCTTATCTCTAAAACAGGATTGAGATTTGCTGAAGCCTTAGGTTTGACACCTAGTGATTTCAATTTCCAGAAGCAGGAGATTTCTGTGTCTAAAACTTGGGATTACAAGTCTCCAATAGGAAAGTTCGCTCCGACTAAAAACACCTCTTCAGTTCGTAAAGTACGTATCGATTGGCAACTTGCCATGCAATTCAATCAGTTGTTGCAAGGACTACCAAAGAATGAGCCTTTCTTTGTTCAACAGAAGCGCGTCTATAATGCAACGGTCAATGATCGATTAGCGAAGCTATGCTCAGATGCCAATATTCCTATTATTTCTATTCATGGGCTTCGCCACACTCATGCATCGCTATTACTTTATGCTGGAGTTTCTGTAGCCTCTGTAGCCAAACGATTAGGACACTCAAATATGACTACAACTCAGACCACATATCTGCATGTGATTCGTGAACTTGAGAATAAGGACAATGATAAAGTCATGCAATTTCTGAGTACGCTCTAG
- a CDS encoding toll/interleukin-1 receptor domain-containing protein has translation MAELFQASIPNFLQPCNNFFLSKNDINGGDAWFSAITTELDDSPLALVFITRENKDSPWLNIEAGAFLGKLGRKKVIPILVDLKKPDYDGPLNSLQVREATDQEEMRNLLTDIDTSMEYNIPPKIIDHAFSTFYQQFSDKISEEINNNNKKSKVNTRDSARSQEHKINEILLYTRSISQRLDNISSDSQNSQHAFLTNEITNDEMQNRRIIYSICSELRRLQVEFNPSQIENPRPNFYTVTIKESSIPATIDKREILYRLRRLERRFSTHISVSITDPDNDDLPEL, from the coding sequence GTGGCTGAACTGTTTCAAGCTTCAATCCCGAATTTTTTGCAGCCTTGCAACAATTTCTTTTTATCAAAAAATGACATCAACGGCGGCGATGCATGGTTTAGCGCAATAACAACTGAACTAGACGATTCGCCTTTGGCATTAGTCTTTATAACTAGAGAAAACAAAGATAGTCCTTGGCTGAATATTGAAGCAGGGGCATTTTTAGGAAAATTAGGTAGGAAAAAAGTAATTCCTATTCTTGTTGATCTAAAAAAACCTGATTATGATGGCCCCCTTAACTCATTGCAAGTTCGAGAAGCAACAGATCAAGAAGAGATGCGAAATCTATTAACGGACATAGACACAAGTATGGAGTATAATATACCTCCCAAAATAATAGATCATGCTTTCTCCACTTTTTACCAACAATTCTCTGACAAAATTTCTGAAGAAATTAATAATAATAACAAGAAAAGTAAGGTAAATACTAGAGACTCAGCTAGATCACAAGAACATAAAATCAACGAAATTCTTCTATATACTCGTTCCATTAGTCAACGATTAGATAATATTTCAAGTGATAGTCAAAATAGCCAGCATGCCTTTTTAACCAATGAGATTACAAATGATGAGATGCAAAATAGGAGAATTATTTATTCGATTTGCAGTGAGCTTCGACGTTTGCAAGTAGAGTTCAATCCATCTCAAATTGAAAATCCTCGCCCTAACTTTTATACGGTGACTATAAAAGAGAGCTCAATACCTGCAACCATAGATAAACGCGAAATTCTCTACCGCCTCCGTCGTCTAGAACGAAGATTTAGTACACATATCTCTGTTTCCATAACTGACCCAGATAATGATGATCTACCTGAGCTCTGA
- a CDS encoding DUF4231 domain-containing protein: MSSKVKDDFDIFPPVFHHADEESAKEQKKYHISLGIELVAVIVVPLAEFLKRFSNEFEWFSFIALLFLICAAIYRFVEKPEQKWYVLRAFAESLKTLSWKFVMHAEPFNVDDQGAESLYRERVKKLMDSESNKDVISFLPDPNNHGIIRNSMKDFRNKTDSERQDLYLQKRIDEQESWYQYKARRNQISSSVSFGILIFIISIALALVMKNLFCNINDANLPLEVLITAAVSLITWTESKRFSELAKSYRVTANDIDFVRDGFEQTVKRDGISSTVADAEQAFSREHAEWISRKDL; this comes from the coding sequence ATGAGTAGCAAAGTCAAAGATGATTTTGATATATTCCCTCCAGTTTTTCATCACGCTGATGAAGAGTCTGCTAAGGAGCAGAAAAAGTACCATATTTCTTTGGGAATCGAACTTGTCGCAGTAATAGTTGTCCCGCTTGCTGAATTTCTAAAGAGATTTTCGAATGAATTTGAGTGGTTTTCTTTTATAGCTCTGCTGTTCTTAATTTGTGCAGCGATATATAGATTTGTTGAAAAACCAGAACAAAAATGGTATGTGTTGAGAGCGTTTGCAGAATCACTGAAAACTTTATCTTGGAAATTCGTGATGCATGCTGAACCTTTTAATGTGGACGATCAAGGCGCTGAATCCTTATATAGGGAAAGGGTTAAAAAATTAATGGATTCTGAATCGAATAAAGATGTTATTTCGTTTTTGCCTGATCCTAATAACCACGGTATAATACGGAATTCAATGAAAGACTTCCGAAATAAAACTGATTCTGAGCGGCAGGATTTATATTTGCAGAAGCGTATTGATGAGCAGGAAAGTTGGTATCAATATAAAGCTCGTAGAAATCAGATTTCAAGTTCAGTTTCTTTCGGTATACTCATATTTATTATTTCAATAGCATTAGCGCTTGTAATGAAAAATTTATTTTGTAATATTAATGATGCGAATCTGCCCTTAGAAGTTCTCATTACGGCGGCCGTTTCTTTGATAACTTGGACTGAGAGTAAGCGCTTTTCGGAATTAGCTAAGAGTTATCGCGTAACCGCTAATGATATTGATTTTGTTAGAGATGGTTTTGAACAAACAGTAAAGCGGGATGGAATTTCTTCAACTGTGGCTGATGCTGAACAAGCTTTTTCTCGTGAACATGCTGAATGGATATCTAGAAAAGATTTATGA